A window of Ignisphaera sp. contains these coding sequences:
- the mgtE gene encoding magnesium transporter — protein MAKVMSNNIGEIVDTISRFIEEGKLEEAAKLFDSLDPPKAMDIVLRLDSDERMKLFTATELDNLVEVLARLPDEIMYEIASVKGIDDIAKILAKLPVDEIADVLFKLPSKMRTELLKVLPSGLSSEVAKVMKFPPESVGGIMTTQVPVFEEYMTVGEAIDLYISKMKLGLYDKHNHIYVVDRDKKLVGYIDVKMLLTRPRDIKLSKCVEKVQIHIDPFSDREEAARIAIAYDLVEVPVVDLDGRFLGIVSLDDLLDVMVSEYSEDLLKYGGFIETIRGSYIALHPFRLAIRRIPMLIYLYLINMVTGGIVATFENVIQKVAVLAAFMPMLADNSGNIGSQATALILRSLVTGEIRLSRSDIAKVIFKEFVTTTFMLIFLAPLAFVIGFAIPCISTMNLMYSLRIASVVSIALAVSCYVADIVGSLLPIILAKMKIDPATASAPVVTSIGDIATVSTYFLIATTLI, from the coding sequence ATGGCTAAAGTAATGTCTAACAACATAGGAGAAATAGTAGACACTATCTCGAGATTTATTGAGGAAGGTAAACTTGAAGAAGCTGCCAAACTATTTGATTCTCTTGATCCTCCTAAAGCTATGGATATTGTTTTAAGACTTGATAGCGATGAGAGAATGAAGCTGTTTACAGCTACAGAACTTGATAATCTGGTTGAAGTTTTAGCCCGTCTACCCGATGAGATTATGTATGAAATTGCTTCTGTTAAAGGTATTGACGATATAGCTAAGATTTTAGCTAAACTACCTGTAGATGAAATTGCTGATGTTCTCTTTAAACTTCCATCTAAAATGAGGACTGAGCTACTAAAGGTTCTACCAAGCGGACTTTCATCAGAAGTTGCAAAGGTTATGAAGTTTCCACCTGAAAGTGTTGGAGGTATAATGACTACTCAGGTACCTGTTTTTGAAGAATATATGACTGTTGGCGAAGCCATAGATCTATATATAAGTAAGATGAAGCTTGGTCTCTACGATAAACATAACCATATATATGTTGTTGATAGAGATAAAAAACTTGTTGGATACATTGATGTAAAGATGCTTTTAACAAGACCTAGAGATATAAAGCTAAGTAAATGTGTAGAGAAAGTACAAATACATATAGATCCCTTCAGCGATAGAGAAGAAGCCGCCAGAATAGCCATTGCCTACGATCTTGTAGAAGTCCCAGTTGTAGATCTCGATGGACGATTCCTAGGCATAGTATCTCTAGATGATCTTCTCGATGTAATGGTTAGCGAATATTCAGAAGATCTTCTGAAGTACGGAGGTTTTATAGAGACTATACGTGGTAGCTATATAGCTTTACATCCATTCAGATTAGCTATCCGAAGAATACCTATGTTGATATATCTATACCTTATAAATATGGTGACAGGAGGAATAGTTGCCACATTCGAGAACGTTATCCAGAAAGTAGCTGTACTTGCAGCCTTCATGCCTATGTTGGCAGATAATTCAGGTAACATAGGTTCACAAGCAACAGCATTAATTTTGAGGAGTCTTGTTACAGGAGAGATTAGATTATCTAGAAGCGATATAGCTAAAGTTATATTCAAAGAATTTGTAACAACAACATTTATGCTCATATTTTTAGCACCTTTAGCATTTGTGATAGGTTTCGCAATACCATGCATTAGTACAATGAACTTGATGTATTCACTAAGAATAGCGTCTGTTGTGTCAATAGCTTTAGCAGTATCTTGTTATGTAGCTGATATTGTTGGATCGTTACTGCCGATAATACTAGCTAAAATGAAGATAGATCCTGCAACAGCTTCAGCACCGGTAGTAACGAGCATAGGAGATATTGCTACTGTATCAACATACTTCTTAATAGCTACAACATTAATCTAA
- a CDS encoding radical SAM protein has protein sequence MRIKVLEITVERALSNSGLPDIDYALNPYIGCSHGCLYCYAKMYTNLREVIDNWGSTVAVKKNIIEVLMKEIKKVKKGTIGIGTITDPYQPVEALYRLTRKAIEILVSHGFKVSIQTKSSQILRDLDLFLRYRNLIDIGITITSVEDTSPMNLFEPYSSPPSARINALKKLSSSGLKTWIFYGPVIPGYNDNFDKIQHVLKIARETRSIVYVDKLRIKRFMWIDHQWRDIAITSSRYQWREFYVKVSKLCRDIGVECRHGFEEDNEYRDSYKKLEDYIIKK, from the coding sequence ATGAGAATAAAGGTGCTAGAGATTACTGTAGAGAGAGCTTTATCGAATTCAGGGCTACCTGATATAGATTATGCATTGAATCCCTATATAGGTTGTAGCCATGGCTGTCTCTACTGTTATGCAAAAATGTATACAAATCTTCGTGAAGTTATTGATAACTGGGGTAGTACTGTAGCTGTAAAGAAGAACATAATTGAGGTTTTAATGAAGGAGATTAAGAAAGTCAAGAAAGGAACTATAGGTATTGGAACTATAACAGACCCTTATCAACCTGTTGAAGCTCTATATAGACTCACTAGAAAGGCTATAGAGATTCTAGTTAGTCATGGATTTAAGGTAAGTATTCAGACCAAGAGTTCGCAAATCTTGAGGGATCTAGATCTATTTCTAAGATACAGAAACTTGATAGACATAGGTATAACTATTACTTCTGTAGAAGATACATCACCTATGAATCTGTTTGAACCATATTCATCACCTCCTTCAGCACGTATAAATGCTTTAAAGAAACTCTCTAGTTCTGGTCTCAAGACATGGATATTCTATGGACCTGTAATACCTGGATATAACGACAATTTCGATAAAATTCAGCACGTTTTGAAGATAGCTAGAGAGACCAGAAGCATAGTTTATGTGGATAAGCTTAGGATCAAGAGATTTATGTGGATTGATCATCAGTGGCGTGATATCGCCATTACAAGCTCCAGATATCAGTGGCGTGAATTCTACGTCAAAGTGTCTAAACTGTGTAGAGACATAGGAGTGGAATGTAGACATGGTTTTGAAGAAGATAACGAATATAGGGATTCATATAAGAAGCTTGAGGACTATATTATAAAGAAGTAA
- a CDS encoding QueT transporter family protein, with product MKLRYSRIVKMAMVAAIYAALTMGLAPISYGPIQVRIADALLPLPYLEFFGLSSAIGLSLGCALANMLSPYAIYDIAIGSIANLFAGTVAWFIGKIYRRSLYGVILASLAQTAIVTFMVGYLLLHLLFNVELSIAILGVFSGSIISISILGTMLVMFLMRRVA from the coding sequence ATGAAGCTTCGCTATTCACGTATAGTTAAAATGGCTATGGTTGCAGCAATATATGCCGCTCTAACAATGGGTTTAGCGCCTATAAGTTATGGACCTATACAAGTTAGGATTGCTGATGCTCTACTGCCTCTACCATATCTAGAATTCTTTGGATTATCTTCTGCTATAGGACTTTCATTAGGTTGTGCTCTTGCTAATATGCTTTCTCCTTACGCTATATACGATATAGCTATAGGTTCGATAGCAAATCTATTTGCTGGTACAGTTGCATGGTTTATAGGTAAAATCTATAGGAGAAGCCTATATGGTGTAATCCTTGCGTCACTTGCTCAAACAGCTATAGTGACATTTATGGTTGGATACTTGTTGCTACATCTACTGTTTAATGTAGAGCTAAGTATAGCTATTTTAGGGGTTTTTAGCGGTAGCATAATCAGTATATCTATCTTGGGTACAATGCTAGTTATGTTTCTAATGAGAAGAGTGGCTTAG
- a CDS encoding ABC transporter ATP-binding protein codes for MTKAIEVRDIIKRYRVKKRLGILKSITEFIDALKGVSFSVDYGEVVGLLGPNGAGKTTTIKILSTLLLPDDGEAYVAGYNVVEEQNEVRKRIGIMLSVEKGFYGKLTGRENLEYFAALYGLDGKRSRERIDYLLKLLELDKLGGDYKLFEEFSLGMKARLSLARALLSDAPILLLDEPTLGLDPPSARKIRELVKDLAHRENKAILYTTHNMFEAELVCDKILLINKGRIVADGTPQELKSRIPKLKVITLDIRGKGSIDKVLKDLEEKYEFKEENGIYEVRIHVHRPEEVFNETVRKFINNGFEILSARIEEPTLEDVFIYFSEGSS; via the coding sequence TTGACTAAAGCTATAGAGGTTAGAGACATTATCAAGAGGTATAGAGTTAAAAAGAGGCTAGGGATTCTCAAGTCTATCACAGAATTCATTGATGCTTTAAAGGGGGTGAGCTTTAGTGTAGACTATGGCGAGGTTGTGGGTCTTCTAGGACCTAACGGAGCTGGTAAAACAACAACAATAAAAATATTATCGACACTTCTTCTTCCAGATGATGGTGAAGCTTATGTGGCTGGCTATAATGTTGTTGAAGAGCAGAACGAGGTTAGAAAGAGAATAGGCATAATGTTGTCGGTTGAGAAAGGATTCTATGGTAAATTGACTGGACGAGAGAATCTAGAATACTTTGCGGCACTTTATGGGCTAGATGGTAAGAGATCTAGAGAAAGAATAGATTATTTGCTGAAGCTTCTAGAGCTCGACAAACTTGGAGGCGATTATAAGCTCTTTGAAGAGTTTAGTTTAGGAATGAAGGCTAGATTAAGTTTAGCTAGAGCTCTTCTAAGTGATGCACCTATACTTCTTCTTGATGAACCTACACTAGGGCTAGATCCACCTAGTGCACGAAAGATAAGAGAGCTCGTTAAAGATTTGGCTCATAGAGAAAACAAAGCTATTCTGTATACTACTCACAATATGTTTGAAGCTGAACTCGTATGTGATAAGATTCTCTTAATAAACAAGGGAAGAATAGTAGCTGATGGTACACCACAAGAGCTTAAGTCTCGTATACCAAAGCTTAAGGTAATTACATTGGATATCAGGGGAAAAGGATCCATAGATAAAGTTCTAAAGGATTTAGAGGAAAAGTACGAGTTTAAGGAAGAGAATGGTATCTATGAAGTTAGAATTCATGTTCATAGACCTGAAGAAGTATTTAACGAAACTGTTAGAAAGTTCATAAATAATGGTTTCGAGATTCTATCTGCTAGAATAGAAGAACCGACACTTGAAGATGTGTTTATATACTTTAGCGAGGGATCTAGTTGA
- a CDS encoding ABC transporter permease, with protein MLKLIKRVYMVFKAYAVSDLLRSKGFVFGLVSMSIWFMLFISPIILFIDSSFNPRVASAYSFTAILIFLFYSVATWDWAAEIRWMINDGRLEYYIASGSGFLCHYLGIMPISFIWIAMAMSINYLLLTVVWGPPELQISDLRLFIYGFILLTTNLVSYALVLGGTMLSSGVTGFVMEIIGFITPIATGGLTPLINLPKPIQTFALMTPFSYPAEIIRYILLKSPTIMSIHELCIRGTLYSLTFLAVSIIYFRYQLKKIMREGVRVTTLW; from the coding sequence GTGTTAAAGCTCATTAAGAGAGTCTACATGGTTTTCAAAGCCTATGCTGTTTCAGATCTACTGAGAAGCAAAGGATTTGTGTTTGGTCTCGTCAGTATGTCCATATGGTTTATGCTGTTCATTTCACCAATAATTCTATTCATTGATTCCAGCTTCAATCCTAGGGTAGCCTCAGCCTACAGTTTTACAGCTATACTGATATTCTTATTCTATAGTGTAGCCACATGGGATTGGGCAGCAGAAATAAGGTGGATGATAAATGATGGAAGACTCGAATACTATATAGCTAGCGGAAGCGGATTTCTGTGTCACTACTTAGGGATAATGCCTATATCGTTTATATGGATAGCTATGGCTATGTCCATAAACTATCTACTACTAACAGTTGTATGGGGACCTCCAGAACTACAGATATCCGATTTAAGACTGTTTATCTATGGATTCATACTACTTACAACAAACCTGGTATCTTATGCATTAGTACTTGGAGGAACAATGTTATCAAGTGGAGTAACAGGATTCGTAATGGAGATCATAGGCTTTATAACACCGATAGCTACTGGTGGACTCACACCGCTAATCAATTTACCGAAACCTATACAGACATTTGCATTAATGACACCATTTAGTTATCCAGCCGAAATTATAAGGTATATTCTTCTTAAGTCACCAACAATAATGAGTATACATGAACTATGCATTAGAGGAACGCTATACTCTTTAACATTTCTAGCTGTATCCATAATCTACTTTAGATACCAATTGAAAAAGATCATGCGTGAAGGCGTAAGGGTTACAACATTATGGTAG
- a CDS encoding ferritin family protein, with amino-acid sequence MASSDILYKVCRDEYEAYTLYRALMKSRWGKKYRNILEKAAEDELHHYRFWTSVVGKCTTNFTKIKVLLYTIMLYLFGLTVTLKAIESRETDASRIYRELSESRPDLKDSLSKIIDDEERHEAEFASSIDEGRVRYLGSITLGISDALIELTGIYTGSLGAFENTISAGLTGFLAGVAASISMGIASYSQAKHEAYKNPKLSALYTSIAYLIVVILLALPYFVIKSMIFAFMAMVIIAIVVVAYMTFYTTVLHNRNYLREFIETATMILGVSLLLYILGSILGKLIGIEIK; translated from the coding sequence ATGGCTTCTAGTGATATTCTCTATAAAGTTTGTAGAGATGAATATGAAGCATACACTCTATATAGAGCGTTAATGAAATCTAGGTGGGGTAAGAAGTATAGAAACATCTTAGAGAAGGCAGCTGAAGATGAGCTTCACCACTATAGGTTTTGGACAAGCGTTGTAGGAAAATGTACAACAAATTTCACCAAGATCAAAGTGCTTCTATACACAATTATGCTATATCTTTTCGGTTTAACGGTTACACTAAAGGCTATAGAATCTAGAGAGACAGATGCATCAAGGATCTATAGAGAATTATCTGAATCCAGACCTGATTTAAAGGATAGTTTAAGCAAGATTATAGATGATGAGGAAAGACATGAAGCAGAATTTGCTTCAAGTATAGATGAAGGTAGGGTTAGGTATCTAGGCTCTATAACTTTGGGTATTTCTGATGCACTTATAGAATTAACAGGTATATACACGGGTTCTTTAGGAGCTTTTGAAAACACTATTAGTGCAGGTCTAACGGGATTTCTAGCTGGTGTAGCAGCATCTATATCTATGGGTATCGCTTCTTATTCTCAAGCTAAACATGAAGCTTATAAGAATCCCAAGCTATCTGCTTTATATACATCTATTGCATACTTGATTGTTGTTATCCTTCTAGCTTTACCGTACTTTGTTATAAAGTCAATGATTTTTGCATTCATGGCTATGGTGATTATAGCTATAGTTGTTGTAGCCTATATGACGTTCTATACAACTGTACTACATAATAGAAACTATTTAAGAGAATTCATAGAGACCGCAACTATGATCTTAGGCGTATCGCTACTACTCTATATATTAGGCTCGATATTAGGTAAATTAATAGGGATAGAAATTAAGTAA
- a CDS encoding phenylacetate--CoA ligase, with amino-acid sequence MDIPMLSPSLECIQRSDLKELQLKRLKNQLVRVYEGSYYYRRKMKELGVSPDDIKSLDDLKKLPFTTKDDLRENYPYGTLVVDLSEVVEVHGSSGTTGKPTLSFYTRKDLENWSELMARSLMAINVTKHDIVFIAYNYHMFTGGLGFHYGAIKIGATAIPAGVGYSQRQIMMIKDLGVTMLTSVPNYALRLAEVAYEMGIDPAKDTKVRKGMFGAAPWSEEMRARIEKVWEMNAYDMYGMSELYGPGVACECLFKSGLHVWEDHYLVEVIDPKTGEPLEPEEKGELVVTTLTKDAVPLIRYRTRDITRILDTKSCSCGRTHIKIDRIQGRTDDMFIINGVNIWPSAIEEVILREPMVAPFYQIVLEREDALDKMTVIVEAIKKLSDSEREALEKKLQRDLRETIIVTPIVRIVEPSSLPRFDGKPKVVIDKRSI; translated from the coding sequence ATGGATATCCCTATGTTGAGTCCTAGTCTAGAATGTATCCAGCGTAGTGATCTAAAAGAACTACAGCTAAAGAGATTGAAGAACCAGCTAGTTAGAGTATATGAAGGAAGTTACTACTATCGTAGAAAGATGAAGGAGTTGGGTGTTTCTCCAGATGATATAAAATCTCTCGACGATTTAAAGAAACTACCATTTACAACAAAAGACGATCTAAGAGAGAACTATCCTTACGGTACATTGGTAGTCGACTTATCTGAAGTTGTTGAAGTTCATGGAAGTAGTGGAACGACAGGCAAGCCTACACTCTCATTCTACACAAGAAAAGATTTAGAGAATTGGAGTGAATTAATGGCTAGAAGCTTAATGGCTATAAATGTAACGAAACACGATATTGTGTTTATAGCATACAACTACCACATGTTTACTGGAGGACTAGGTTTTCACTACGGCGCTATAAAGATTGGCGCCACAGCCATACCAGCAGGTGTAGGTTATTCACAACGCCAAATAATGATGATAAAGGATCTAGGGGTAACCATGCTCACTTCCGTACCAAATTATGCTCTTAGGCTTGCTGAAGTTGCATATGAAATGGGTATAGATCCTGCAAAAGACACAAAAGTAAGAAAAGGAATGTTTGGTGCAGCTCCTTGGAGTGAAGAAATGAGGGCAAGAATAGAGAAGGTTTGGGAAATGAATGCCTATGATATGTATGGTATGAGTGAACTCTATGGACCTGGAGTTGCATGTGAATGCTTATTTAAATCAGGTCTTCATGTGTGGGAGGATCATTACTTGGTTGAGGTTATTGATCCTAAAACGGGTGAGCCTTTAGAACCGGAAGAAAAAGGAGAACTAGTGGTAACAACATTAACTAAAGATGCAGTACCATTGATAAGGTATAGAACAAGAGATATAACAAGAATACTAGACACAAAATCATGCAGCTGCGGAAGAACACACATAAAAATAGATAGAATACAGGGAAGAACAGACGACATGTTCATAATAAACGGAGTAAACATATGGCCATCAGCAATAGAGGAAGTTATCTTGAGGGAGCCAATGGTTGCACCATTTTATCAAATAGTTCTTGAGAGAGAAGATGCTCTAGATAAAATGACTGTGATTGTAGAAGCTATAAAGAAGTTGAGCGATAGCGAGAGAGAGGCTTTAGAGAAAAAGCTTCAGAGAGATTTGAGGGAAACAATAATAGTTACACCTATAGTTAGGATTGTTGAGCCTAGTTCTCTACCTAGATTTGATGGAAAGCCCAAGGTTGTTATAGATAAGAGGTCTATTTGA
- a CDS encoding metal-dependent hydrolase, with protein MKRRTHNIFSFAIALWISTYLHIIDSLIYAISISLFFAIALNWLIDSLAGHKGMRRTPYTHSPIGVLMLSLLLVASMAIVLRTIGANMSLHEFLDLLLLAYIVGASHLFLDMLTADGVYLIWPFGNTKISLLKARYDNRLLNNFVQFLSIVIIVLLILKLSGYNIFSYLKFLTLIYG; from the coding sequence TTGAAGAGAAGAACACACAATATCTTTAGCTTCGCTATAGCTCTATGGATATCCACATACCTACATATAATAGACAGTCTAATCTACGCTATATCTATATCACTATTTTTTGCTATAGCTTTGAATTGGCTTATAGATAGTCTAGCAGGACACAAGGGTATGAGGAGGACACCATATACACATTCACCAATTGGTGTCTTAATGCTTTCTCTACTCTTGGTAGCGTCTATGGCTATAGTCTTACGTACTATTGGAGCAAATATGTCGTTACATGAGTTTCTAGACCTCTTGCTCTTAGCATATATTGTTGGTGCATCCCATCTATTTCTAGATATGCTTACAGCAGATGGCGTGTACCTTATATGGCCATTTGGCAACACTAAGATCTCGCTTCTAAAGGCTAGATACGACAATAGGTTGCTCAACAACTTCGTACAGTTCTTATCAATAGTAATCATAGTTCTATTAATTCTCAAGCTATCTGGTTATAATATATTCAGTTATTTAAAGTTTTTAACCTTGATATATGGATAA
- a CDS encoding M67 family metallopeptidase: MKLVIDRKLLENIVKQCIAYPFEKVFIGIGKVEEGVYSVEYVNECRNIALEPLSRFVADPQCILDTYRLAEERGKEITTLIHSHPAPPKPSSEDRKGMWLWRIPWIIINSYSGEYKAWIIHNESLEEVYIEFIQ; encoded by the coding sequence ATGAAGCTTGTTATAGATAGAAAGTTGCTAGAAAATATAGTAAAGCAGTGTATAGCTTATCCATTTGAGAAAGTGTTTATAGGTATAGGGAAAGTAGAGGAAGGTGTATATAGTGTTGAGTATGTAAATGAGTGCAGAAATATAGCTCTAGAACCATTATCAAGATTTGTAGCTGATCCGCAATGTATTCTCGACACATATCGTCTAGCTGAAGAAAGAGGTAAAGAGATAACAACATTAATACATAGTCATCCAGCTCCACCTAAACCAAGTTCCGAAGATAGAAAAGGTATGTGGTTGTGGAGGATTCCATGGATTATAATCAATAGTTATAGTGGAGAGTATAAAGCATGGATAATCCACAACGAATCTCTAGAAGAAGTCTATATAGAGTTTATACAATGA
- a CDS encoding ABC transporter permease, protein MSFIVLLKAEYMLVYSEVMRRKSALMAIIIYPYLFAGLTLFVGFSAGSPQSFVERVGIDPIVFMVTASYMIMAITTGVDDILWRPLSDSWIGTLVYIIASPVNKLKLFMAMPIPRLTLLLMMGFTSILPIYVAFYGLYGVSLTIVVVALSAIGALVMTPLGIAISGLMHVASESWRILSIVRPLLFVFLGAYYPRMFMPLVLRLISYSIPSSYTVELVQRLLIGIASIDIVVLLGLSIALAAIYVPLGRKSINYWEKKKVREGVKAH, encoded by the coding sequence TTGAGTTTCATAGTGCTGCTTAAAGCTGAATATATGCTTGTCTACAGCGAGGTTATGAGAAGGAAATCAGCGTTAATGGCTATTATAATCTATCCATACCTTTTTGCAGGACTAACACTATTTGTAGGATTTTCTGCAGGATCTCCACAATCTTTTGTAGAAAGAGTTGGTATAGATCCCATAGTATTTATGGTTACTGCAAGCTACATGATAATGGCTATAACAACTGGTGTAGATGATATACTTTGGAGACCTTTGAGTGATTCGTGGATAGGTACGCTAGTGTATATCATTGCATCTCCTGTGAATAAGTTGAAGTTATTTATGGCTATGCCTATACCCAGGCTAACTCTTCTCCTTATGATGGGTTTCACAAGCATACTTCCTATATATGTAGCTTTCTATGGTCTATACGGAGTATCTCTAACAATAGTTGTTGTTGCTCTTTCAGCTATTGGTGCTCTAGTTATGACGCCCTTAGGTATAGCTATCTCTGGATTAATGCATGTAGCTAGTGAGAGCTGGAGAATCCTCAGCATAGTTAGACCCTTGCTATTTGTGTTTCTAGGTGCATACTATCCAAGAATGTTTATGCCTTTAGTACTTCGATTAATAAGCTATTCTATACCGTCTTCATATACAGTTGAATTAGTACAGAGACTACTCATCGGTATAGCTAGCATAGATATTGTTGTTCTCCTTGGACTCTCTATAGCTCTTGCAGCGATATATGTACCTCTAGGTAGGAAGAGCATAAACTATTGGGAGAAAAAGAAGGTGAGAGAAGGTGTTAAAGCTCATTAA
- a CDS encoding energy-coupling factor ABC transporter ATP-binding protein, which produces MIEVRNIVVEFSGKTILKNISLDISKGLHLLLGRNGSGKTTLLKTISALVKPTQGFVKVYGKDIHKLSRKEIAKLVGYVWQNPYAGFVEASVEDEIRFSSRVLGVDLNMDIVEMLVPRHIIDRDPFTLSGGEAKRVSIASVLAIDQLVWLLDEPFDYLDSEGVEAVVNVVKYGLERGKTIVIASTNTGFIELIKPDSVIIIDSGIIVYRGVLKNLSEDMLKRFGIPSKGMLCG; this is translated from the coding sequence TTGATAGAGGTACGGAATATTGTAGTTGAATTTAGTGGAAAAACTATACTAAAGAATATATCGCTAGATATCAGTAAAGGACTTCACTTATTGCTAGGGAGAAATGGTTCAGGAAAAACAACGTTACTAAAGACCATTAGCGCTCTTGTTAAGCCTACACAAGGTTTTGTGAAAGTTTATGGAAAAGATATACATAAGCTTTCTAGAAAGGAGATAGCAAAACTTGTTGGTTATGTTTGGCAAAATCCTTATGCAGGATTTGTAGAAGCTTCTGTAGAAGATGAAATTAGATTCAGTTCTAGAGTGCTTGGGGTTGATCTAAATATGGATATAGTTGAGATGCTTGTACCTAGACATATCATTGATAGAGATCCTTTTACACTTAGTGGTGGTGAAGCAAAAAGAGTATCTATAGCAAGTGTATTAGCTATTGATCAACTGGTATGGCTTCTCGATGAACCTTTCGATTATCTTGATAGTGAAGGTGTAGAAGCTGTTGTTAATGTTGTTAAATATGGTTTAGAGAGGGGAAAAACTATTGTTATTGCTTCAACTAATACAGGATTCATAGAGTTAATCAAGCCTGATAGTGTGATTATAATAGATAGTGGTATTATTGTCTATAGAGGTGTATTGAAGAATTTATCAGAAGATATGTTAAAGAGGTTCGGGATACCGTCTAAGGGGATGTTGTGTGGCTGA
- a CDS encoding ATPase domain-containing protein, whose translation MHFSIGIDELNKLLPELLYPGSMVVVAGHPGSGKTTLASTICYSNALRGHRCLYVSFQETREKLYRVMKNLGIDFYELEKKGLYVFIRIPIMKNVEEAVESINRAISSWNPKIVVIDSINTLLQVVESPDRRAWLQNYFYAIPDIIKGIAILVAELPMDIERVEIGSIEFVADVVLILKHRIERGLLTRYIEIRKARGVPVTLAEIPYTILTDKGIKVFVPPILSEVGRPGVELEPPCRSLKEVLDHIHMGHSIYIEYPADLRAVEAAPLILGIAFRNKLKTLIISYLYSPETMTELLLRVFKRFCSDVDKVRTILQKNVILKSMNPYAYSISEGLAKEYSLINEATADVIVFHSVEIPAIIEYRDPVYISSLYNQVNILKQKHKIVVRIASKINDELSNIFSVLSDIVMKFIPTENKQNYRLYIWRRGMRSFVLDNNEVNECLEEISKHLCIMDETS comes from the coding sequence ATGCACTTTTCAATAGGTATCGACGAACTCAATAAACTTCTTCCAGAGCTACTTTATCCTGGATCTATGGTTGTTGTTGCTGGTCATCCTGGTTCAGGTAAAACAACACTTGCATCAACAATATGCTACTCAAATGCATTAAGAGGCCACAGATGTCTGTATGTATCTTTTCAAGAGACTAGGGAAAAGCTCTACAGGGTTATGAAGAATCTTGGCATAGATTTCTATGAACTTGAGAAGAAAGGTCTATATGTATTTATTAGAATACCTATTATGAAGAATGTTGAAGAAGCTGTAGAATCTATTAATAGAGCTATATCTAGTTGGAATCCAAAAATTGTTGTAATAGACTCTATAAATACTTTGCTTCAGGTTGTGGAGTCTCCTGATAGAAGAGCATGGTTACAGAACTATTTCTATGCTATTCCTGATATAATAAAGGGTATCGCTATCCTTGTTGCCGAACTTCCTATGGATATAGAAAGAGTTGAGATTGGCTCTATAGAGTTTGTGGCAGATGTTGTTCTAATTCTTAAGCATAGGATTGAGCGAGGCTTACTCACTAGATACATAGAGATTAGAAAAGCTAGAGGAGTACCCGTAACTTTAGCAGAAATACCTTATACAATATTGACAGACAAGGGCATAAAGGTATTTGTACCTCCCATACTTTCTGAAGTAGGTAGACCGGGAGTAGAACTTGAGCCTCCATGTAGATCACTTAAAGAAGTTCTAGACCATATACATATGGGACACAGCATATATATTGAGTATCCAGCAGATCTAAGAGCTGTAGAAGCAGCACCTCTCATACTTGGAATTGCTTTTAGAAACAAACTAAAAACTCTGATCATAAGCTACCTCTACTCTCCTGAAACAATGACTGAACTACTGCTAAGGGTTTTTAAAAGATTTTGTAGTGATGTAGATAAAGTGAGGACTATCTTACAAAAGAACGTTATTCTCAAGAGCATGAATCCTTACGCCTATAGTATTTCAGAAGGTCTCGCTAAAGAGTATAGCCTAATAAATGAAGCTACGGCCGATGTTATTGTATTTCATTCTGTAGAGATACCGGCTATTATTGAGTATCGTGATCCAGTTTATATCTCATCTCTATACAATCAGGTAAATATACTTAAACAAAAACATAAAATTGTTGTTAGAATTGCATCTAAAATCAACGATGAATTAAGCAACATATTTTCGGTACTATCCGATATAGTTATGAAGTTTATTCCTACAGAGAACAAACAAAACTATAGACTCTACATATGGAGGAGAGGAATGAGGTCTTTTGTACTTGATAACAATGAAGTAAATGAATGTTTAGAGGAAATATCTAAACATTTATGCATTATGGATGAAACCTCATAG